TCATTTTCCAGAAAGCGCAGGATATTGGTATTGGCCTGCACATTGATACTGGCCCCGGCCAGCAGTGACGGGATAAAACCGGCACCCAGACCGTACATGTGGAAGACCGGCACTGCAATGGTTACGCGTGAGCTTGCCTTCAGCCCAAAACGCTCAGTACAGTTGGCGGCATTACCCAGCAGTTTGGCATGGCTGAAACGCACAATTTTGGCATCGCCCATGCTACCCGAAGTGCGTAATAACAACAGGCGTTCGCCGTGGGTCTGGATGTTTGCAAATGCCTGCGGGTCGTATTGCTCATGCGGGTAGCTATGGAGCAAATCAGCAATACTGCCGGTGTTGGTTTCACCGTTGGCAACGGTGAGGTGTGTTTTGCAGAATGCGGGGATGTCAGGTTTGAACCCCGGTTCCTTTAACGGGCTGGCTTCCGGTGGCAGTAACAGCAAGTGTTGCCCCCGGTAAAACAGGCTGAGCATAACCAGAAGGGCAGCGGTGGTATTCTGACACTCAAAGGCGATGCATTCGTCATGCTGGATGCCTAATGCCTGTAGGCGCTTTTCCACTGCTTGCAGATAAGCCGGTAGCTCCTGATAGCAGACCTGTGTGCCGAGATCACCCAGGGTGTTGCTGCCCAGGCTTGCTGTCCGGGTCAGGCCATCCAGCAAGGCGGCGAATGATGTCGTAGGCATTGGCATGGGCAATCAGTTTCTGAAAAAGAGGTTGGGAAAGGTTTCGGTAATAATCATGATCAGCTTGCCACCGGAATATACGCTATAGGTACGTGAGATTACCTGATCCTGGGGGGTGATGCGGAAATGGTCGGCCAGTTCCGCACCAGCCGCACGTTGTTCAAAGTCGAGAATGCTTTTGAAGGTTTCGACCTGGTATTTTTCCCACAGGCAGCCAATGGGTTCCCGCGAACCCAGCAAATCGGTGCGGAACCCTTGATTAAGATGGTTGAGGAGAACGGTAGATTCAGCGTGTACCCAGTTATTAAGCGAGCTTTGACCCTGTAACAGGATTTCCCGCTGCATGACCGGTTCAATCCCCTGATCCAGCCAGGGCTGATGGTGGGCAAAGACCTGCTGAAAATCCGGTTCAATTTTTTCGTACAGCTTTTTGACCTTGATTTTTTCTTCCAGATATTGCTCCAGCATTTCGGTTACAGTGCCATCTGTTACCAGCAGCAGGCGCTGAAAACGGCTCAATCCGACGGGCATCTGTTTGTCCGGCATACGCCGTTGGGTCAGGAATAATGGGTTAGGCACGGTCATGGTAGATACCTCGCGTTATCCAAATGTGTAGCCAAACAAATCAATGTCTTCAGCAAAATGGTCTGCGACCAGTTTTTGGGTATGGGCATCGTAGTAGTCACGATAATCCTTGTGATGACTGTAATTACGTTTTGGCAAGCGGGCGCTAATGCCGAGCCTGTCTTGCGCCATTATATCCAGCGCCTGATTCACTGCTGCGGCAGAATACAGTTCATCAGCTTCAGTCATTGCTTGCCTGGCTTGTGCGGGGGTTATATCCATGTTTTTTTGCTTAAGTGTTGTGACGATTGGTAGGGGCAGGCTTATGTGTCGATTCGAAGAGGGCGGATACACGGGTTCACCTCATGCATGTTCCCTTCCTGGCCGATATGCCCGCCATGGTGCAGCCATTCCGCACAGGCAGGTTCCAGCTTTTGTGCAGCCATTGCTTCATAACGTTCCAGTTGTTTGTCGGTCAGCAAGTCTTTCCAGCGACCGTTGGTTCCCTTGTTTATCAGGCCGGTTTTTTGCTTGTTTTTGTTGGGCGAACCCAGTTTCCCAGCCAGTTCCAGATTGCGCATGTATTCCAGGGAAGAATAGTCGCAAACCCTGTCACAAACCGATGCATTCCATTCGCAACCAAGGAAACGGGCAAGCCTTTCCGCTTCGATGGGCTTGTTGTTGATCAGGTCGCTGTAGTGTATGAGCAGTACATTGGGCTGGTGACGCACCTGCCACCAGTGATTGACATTTTCCCAGAAATCCCAGCGCGGCTTGCCGGTTTCCACCCACTGGTCCCAGAATTTGCCAAAGTCTGCCGGAATGTTATGGACAGGGGGGATGGGTTTGCCAATGGCTGCAAACTCTTCCGCCATGGTACGGATATGGTTGTACAGCGACAGGCCGACATCGCGCCCGTCACGCGCCAGATAGATGTATTTCCATTCCTCACGCCAAGGCAGGGCTTGTGGGTGGAGATGGGTTTTCAGGAAACGCGGGGAGGGCAGGGTTTCGATTGCTTCCGGTGGTGGCGCGTGCAGGCTGGACTCCACCCAGGGGCTCAGGTTGCGCATGGTGTCAAAATCCTTGTCGCCATGCAGCAGCAGGTTCACGACCTGCTGGGTCAGGGTAGTGCCCGCCTTGTAACAGGTGGCGATAATGATGTCACCCGCACGGGGAACAACGTGATCCCAATAGGTAGAATCACGTAACGGGTCTTGTACGATATGGCGCGTACTGAAAGTATTATCCATCCCTGAATCCATCTGAGGGTGGGCGGGAGTGCAGGCTTACCCACACGGTTATGCCCAGTAATAGTAATATCGCCAGCCAGGCAAGCCAGATACTGCTGATGCCTTTGCTGCCGTTATCCAGGCTTTCCCCGTTTTGGGCCAGCAAATCCAGGTAGGGTTGATGAACAGGCGCTAGAGGTGCTTTACCGCTAACCGGGGCGGTGTATAAATAAAGGCTGTTGTCGGCTGGCAGGAAAACCATGGATTGCAGTGTTTCATCGTTGAAAATCTCATAGCTCCTGTTGGAGGTGTCGAACAGCAGGGCAGATATGGCATTGCCATTTGCCGGTTGGGTGGCACTGAATCCAGCAAGCGTACGCAAGCGCTGCCAGCGCACCACATCGTTGGCATCCTTGCAGTTATCAGGCAGGGTCGCCAGCAGGTGGCAATCGACCAGCGCGATTTGTTGCGGCTTTTCCCATTGCCGGTTGGTACGTAGCGGGCTGCTCCAGAGGCGGATCTGGGCAATACCGCCTGCCGGGTATTCAAGTACCTGCACGCTACGTTTGTCTGCCATCAGGATATTGTTACTGAAGCTGTAAGTTTTGTATTGCAGGTCAGCCGACGCCCTGGTAACGGAGGATGATTTTTCCAGCGCCCGGCGCAGTTCAAATACGCTGGAACTCAGACCTTTATCGGGCATGTTGACGGAACGGTAAGGCGAATAAGGTTCTGCGCCAAACAGGGATAAAAATAATCCCTGACTATTGAAGCCGCTCATGACAGAGACAATGCCTGCAAAACCGATATTGACGATGCTGCGGTCGTCGTATTCATAAACGGTAATGGCTTGCAGGCTGCGTAATTCGGGGGAACTGTTCCAGTCCAGGTTGCGCCCGACAATCGGCCCGTTTTCCGCCGATGCCTTGCCGAAGGCACCGAATCCCGAACCGTTCGGCGCAAAGCCCAAGTCGGGCAACAGGTTCAGGATGCGGTATTCATCCAGTGACAGTTGGCCGTCACCGGGCGTGCTGTCGCGGGCCAAAGACCATGCGCCCGCCACGCCCTTGAGTTCTTCCTGATATTCCGGTTCCAGCTGCGCCAGTATGGCGGGAAGGTATTTGTGCACAGTTTCATCGAAAGCTGCTGGACTGAACAGGGCTGCCAGATGAGCGTCGTAACGGCGTTCAATATCGGGAAACAGGGCTTTGGCCTGACGGCCTGTTTCCAGCCCGGTTTGCAGCGGAGGGTGTTCTGTTGCATCAATGCGCATGACCGGAATTTTTCCGTCGTCGTCGGCAACTGCCACGGTATTCAGCGACAGGAGGAAAGCGAGAAGGTGGGTCATGCATCTGTACAGGTGTTTTCTCATGCTGTCTGCGGTTGTTTTTTGCGGAACGCCAGCAGCAGCATGGCGACATGCCCGGTAACAATGCTGTAGGCCAATGCGGTGGCGATGCCCTGCGCCTGTGTCACCAGTTGAGTGAAATCAGGTGCACCGAAGGTATTTTCCGAGCCGAACAGGGCGAAGCTTAAAGCCCCCCAGATACCCGCAACACCGTGGATGGCAACCAGATAAGCCGGTCGTACCTGCCAGCTTTGTTTGAGAACAATTTTGCGCAACAGGCTGTAAGCCAGGTTCTGTAGCAATCCGGCAATGGCACCAATGGTCAGGGCTTCAATAAATGTCACACTTTGGGCACAGGCAGCGATGGCAACCAGACCACTGACAAAACCACCTAATGCACGTGCAATCTGGCTTTTGTCCGTATGGAAAAAGACATAATGCATAAAGGCTGTTATGCCGCCAGCACTACCCGCCAGTCCTATATTCAGCACGACACCGGGAATTTGTTCGCTGGAAATCGGCAGGGTTCCGGTCGTGAAGCCAATCCAGCTTATCCACAGAAGCAAGGTTGCACTAGCGGAATACACCGGGTCATCAAATTCCTTGTCTGCTTGTTGTGGTGGTGGGGACGATTTACCTAATTTCCATACAATGGTGAAGGCAAACCACGCCGCCACTGTATTGATGGTGACTGCGCCTGCCTGATCCACAAACCCGGCTCCTTCCAGCCAACCTTTGTTGGTAGGGATGAAATAGCTTGACCAGCTCCAGTGACCAAAGATTGGTATCAGAACGACGCCGACGAATAAAGCCAGAACCAGATGCGCAACGCTGGAAAGTTGCCTGCCGACAGCAATGTAAACGATCATGGCGGCCAACATGGCAAAACCGCTTTGGTAGAGCACAAACTCATTAAACGGCGTGACAGGTTGCCGGTTAGTATTGATGGGTTCCAGCAAGTAATTGGTTGTTCCAATCAGGCCGGAGCTGGATTCGCCGTACATTAAGCCAAAACCGACAGCAAAATAGCCCAGAAATACGCCAAGACAGACCAGTAGTATGCCCTGGTGTTGCTGGGTTCCATCCATCAAAGGCCTGTAATTGTCACGATTGCTGGAGAGCACGAATGCTACAGGGGAGAAGAACACCAAGATAATGGAAAGCATAATCCACAGGCGATTCAGATCACTACCGATAACCAGCTTGAGTTCCTGTTTCTG
The sequence above is drawn from the Thiothrix nivea DSM 5205 genome and encodes:
- a CDS encoding chorismate--pyruvate lyase family protein, with product MTVPNPLFLTQRRMPDKQMPVGLSRFQRLLLVTDGTVTEMLEQYLEEKIKVKKLYEKIEPDFQQVFAHHQPWLDQGIEPVMQREILLQGQSSLNNWVHAESTVLLNHLNQGFRTDLLGSREPIGCLWEKYQVETFKSILDFEQRAAGAELADHFRITPQDQVISRTYSVYSGGKLIMIITETFPNLFFRN
- a CDS encoding sulfotransferase domain-containing protein, whose protein sequence is MDNTFSTRHIVQDPLRDSTYWDHVVPRAGDIIIATCYKAGTTLTQQVVNLLLHGDKDFDTMRNLSPWVESSLHAPPPEAIETLPSPRFLKTHLHPQALPWREEWKYIYLARDGRDVGLSLYNHIRTMAEEFAAIGKPIPPVHNIPADFGKFWDQWVETGKPRWDFWENVNHWWQVRHQPNVLLIHYSDLINNKPIEAERLARFLGCEWNASVCDRVCDYSSLEYMRNLELAGKLGSPNKNKQKTGLINKGTNGRWKDLLTDKQLERYEAMAAQKLEPACAEWLHHGGHIGQEGNMHEVNPCIRPLRIDT
- a CDS encoding ammonium transporter, coding for MQTTVNHSSSLLTRYLAMFALYLLVMLIAPTALAEKKAESTGQSAESDTPTETTEQQQAEPAADKDVQNPSTEQTDTNSDSQPPAASEPEPNAESQIEDSMANIEVIQQTLESLRNEIENSKETTSLTRDNVQTIRDGISLIDEKIKQAYTGLDESRTGVAANTKSITNLTEGLLSATRDIKANAADLSSQKSLIEDNSIRLYEILIQISSMNDEVDQFSKALDSVKNSDQKQELKLVIGSDLNRLWIMLSIILVFFSPVAFVLSSNRDNYRPLMDGTQQHQGILLVCLGVFLGYFAVGFGLMYGESSSGLIGTTNYLLEPINTNRQPVTPFNEFVLYQSGFAMLAAMIVYIAVGRQLSSVAHLVLALFVGVVLIPIFGHWSWSSYFIPTNKGWLEGAGFVDQAGAVTINTVAAWFAFTIVWKLGKSSPPPQQADKEFDDPVYSASATLLLWISWIGFTTGTLPISSEQIPGVVLNIGLAGSAGGITAFMHYVFFHTDKSQIARALGGFVSGLVAIAACAQSVTFIEALTIGAIAGLLQNLAYSLLRKIVLKQSWQVRPAYLVAIHGVAGIWGALSFALFGSENTFGAPDFTQLVTQAQGIATALAYSIVTGHVAMLLLAFRKKQPQTA
- a CDS encoding C45 family autoproteolytic acyltransferase/hydolase, which encodes MTHLLAFLLSLNTVAVADDDGKIPVMRIDATEHPPLQTGLETGRQAKALFPDIERRYDAHLAALFSPAAFDETVHKYLPAILAQLEPEYQEELKGVAGAWSLARDSTPGDGQLSLDEYRILNLLPDLGFAPNGSGFGAFGKASAENGPIVGRNLDWNSSPELRSLQAITVYEYDDRSIVNIGFAGIVSVMSGFNSQGLFLSLFGAEPYSPYRSVNMPDKGLSSSVFELRRALEKSSSVTRASADLQYKTYSFSNNILMADKRSVQVLEYPAGGIAQIRLWSSPLRTNRQWEKPQQIALVDCHLLATLPDNCKDANDVVRWQRLRTLAGFSATQPANGNAISALLFDTSNRSYEIFNDETLQSMVFLPADNSLYLYTAPVSGKAPLAPVHQPYLDLLAQNGESLDNGSKGISSIWLAWLAILLLLGITVWVSLHSRPPSDGFRDG